The genomic stretch TCCCGTGAAATTGAGTACGACCTGCGCAACGATCTCTTTCGCCAGCTTGAGCGCCAGCCTGCCGCCTACTATCAGCAGCACCGCACCGGCGACATCATGGCTCGCATGACCAATGACCTGGCAGCCGTACGCATGCTGCTCGGCCCCGCCATTATGTATAGCGCGAACACGATTCTGTTCTCGCTTGGTGCACTGTTCTTCCTGCTGCGCATCAGTCCATCACTGACATTGGTGGCGCTCGTTCCGCTACCGCTGGCCTCGGTCCTGGTACAGTTTCTAGGCAGCCGCATTCATGACCGCTTCGAGCGGATTCAGGCCATGTTCTCCGAGATCTCCGCCCAGGCACAGGAGAACTTTTCCGGCGCAAGACTGGTTCGCGCCTTCGCCCAGGAAGAGCCGCAGATCGCCGCCTTTGAGCGTTCCAACCAGGAAAATATCCGGCGATCCCTGCGACTTGTTCAACTGATGGGAATGCTTTGGCCGACCCTGCAATTCATTCTTGGCCTGGCCATGGCGATCTCCCTGTTTGTCGGTGGACATCAGGTGCTCTCGCACCACATCAGCGTGGGTGACTTCGTCGCATTCAATACCTACATGCTGATGCTCACCTGGCCGATCATCGCCTTAGGCTGGGTCGTCAACCTCTTCCAGCGCGGCACTGCCTCAGTCACACGTATTGACGAGCTTCTCTCGGAGGAGCCGACGATTGATAACCACGATGCAGATCCTTCCATTCCAGCGGATCTCGTCATGCAGGGCGAGATTGAGTTTCGCAATCTCACCTTCGCCTATGACACCGGAGAAGAGCGATCCTACCCCATTCTCAAGGATCTCTCCCTAAAGATTGACGCTGGAACGAGCCTGGCTATTGTCGGGCCTACAGGATCGGGAAAATCGACGCTGGTAAATCTGATCGCGCGATTCTATGACGCATCGCCAGGAAGCATCCTGATCGACGGCCGGCCGATCCGCGAATATCCGCTCGCGGTCCTTCGGTCCAATCTCGGAGTCGTGCCGCAGGAGACGTTCCTCTTCAGCGAGACGATTCGCGAAAACATCGCCTTCGGTACGCCAGATGCAACCGAAGAGGATGTCATGCGAGCCGCCGAGGCCGCCCACATCCGCAAAGAATTTCAGGATTTTCCCCGGGGCTTCGACACCATGGTGGGAGAGCGCGGCGTCACGCTCTCCGGCGGCCAGAAACAGCGTGCAAGCATCGCTCGCGCCATCCTGCGCAATCCGCGAATCCTGATTCTCGATGATGCCCTGGCCAGCGTCGACACCTATACCGAGGAACAGATTCTCGAAGAACTACGCCGCATCATGCAGGGGCGCACGACGATCTTTATCTCGCATCGTATTTCGACGGTGCGCCATGCAGACCGGATTGCTGTCCTCGTCGAAGGACGCATCGCCGAACTGGGCACGCATGAGCAGCTACTGGAGAAAAACGGCTACTACGCGGATCTGTTTCAGAAGCAGCAGTTGGAAGAAGAGCTGGCCGTCACGCACTGAAATCGGCCACTGCTCTCTTTTTTCTCATGTTTCCTTATGCAGTCCAACTCGACGACGCTTCCCTCTCCTGCGGAACCATCACGGATTGTCTGACCACGGATTGCATGGCTTGCTGGCGCGGGTTTGCACCGGAGGCCTGTTGCAGGCGGTGCAGTTCGGCGGCAGTCTTCTCGGCAAGATCCGGATCGGCGGCTACCTTGCGCCACGCTTCGCGAACCTCCCACACCTGCGCAATCACACGCTCGAACTTTGCCTTTGAGCACTCCATCGAGCCTTGCAGCATCAGGGCAAAGGAAGCGGTGTAGAACTCGGCGAGGGTCTCCGCAGTCTTGCCGCCAAGGTCCATGCGCAGCGTGCCCTGCAGATGAACCAGAATATCCATGGCGCGCTTCACCGCTCGTCTGCGGCCAGAGACATCGTCGCGATCCACGGCGGCTGCTGCCTCGCGCATAAACCGGATGATGCCGTCGTAGAGCGCAACCGTAAGCTCTACGCCGGAGGCCCCCTCAAGTGCACGCTGCTGGTAGAGATTCACCTGCTTCTCCTTCGCTTTCTGGCTAGCCCTGTGTCTTGCTGTAACCGGTAATCGCGCTGTACATTTCGTTAATCTGATTGATCTGCGCGGGAATCGACTGCAGTATCTGATTGGCGGCATTCAGTTCGGCGGTCAAATTCGTCTTCTGGGTCGCGATCAGCGCTTCCTGCCGGGCGATATCGTCATTCAGGTTTGCTTCCTGACTCTTGTTTTCGTTCAAGGCCAGGGTGATCGCACCCGTGCTGTAACTGCTCCCCAAATTATTCAGGGTGTTCGCGAAGCTCGCGCCAAAACTTCCCGCGTTCTGGAAGAAAGCCGACACATCCGAGTAATTCGTATTCAGCATCGAGGTCAGCGTATCGGTGTTGAGCGAGATAGTTCCATCCTGGTTGGCGGTAATGCCCAGTGAATAGGCGGAGGAGACAGCACCACTGCCGAAGGTAGCGTTCAGCGCCCCCTGCAACGATTGCTGCAACTGGGCTAATACCGTCGAACCGAAGAGCGGTTCGGGATTGCCTGAGGAGTCCTTGCCCTCCTGTGTATTGATGGCCTTCATCACCTTGTTGTAGTCAGTGACAAAAGTTTGGATCGCCGAGGCTACGCTGGTTGTGTCATTGGTAATCACAACTTGTATGCTCGATGCGGGCGAAGGCGCCGAAAGCAGTTGGAAGGTCACTCCCGGTATCGCGTTCGTGACGGTATTCGATGCACTCGTAAGCTGCACGCCGTCCACCAGCATGCTGGCGTCTAGCCCGGTTTGAATCTGGGAGAAAGAGACGGCACTCGACGCAGTGGTGGTATCCGTAAGACCGCTTGAGACGGTTAAGGTTCCCGCTGCACCCGGAGTTGAACTCACCACTGAAAGCCGTGCACCATTTGTATCCGTCAGCACGGTTGCAGTTACCCCGATGGAGGCCGCATTAATTGCTGCCGCGAGGCCCGCAAGCGTGGGATTGGACGCATTGACGTTCACAGTCTGCACCGCACCAGACCCAACCTGGATCGACACGCTTCCTGCGAGCACGTCGGAAGCAGCCACAACACCGGATGCCGCGGTCGAGGTCTGGGCCAGGCTCTGCACTGTGACCGTGTGTGTCCCTGCAACCGCCGAGGTGCTCGCCGAAGTAAGGCTCAGCACGTTGGTGTTGGAACTGGACCCCTGCTTGGCCGCAAAGATGCCGGAGAAGTCGGTGAGATTGTGCAGATCCGTCGTAAGCGTGGAAAGTTGCGTCCCCAGGCTGGAGAGTTGCGCGTCCTGATTTGCCAGGTTCGTCAACTGAGTCTTCCAGGGCATCTCCACTGCCTGCAGATTCGTGACGATCTGATTCACTGTCGCGGTTACATCAAAGCCAGCACCGCTGGTTGCCGAGCCAAAATTGAGACCAACATTACCCATCGCGTCTCCTCCGAGGGGTTAGGAACAGGTGGACGGCCAGGCAGGGCCGGAAGATTAGAGAAATCTGGGAATGCTCCCTCTTACGCCAAATGGGGAAGGCAGCTGTTACCTGATGCCTTCCCCTATTTGGGATTTCTCGCTGCCGGCTGCTACTGGAGCAGTTTGGTGATCAACTGCTGCGACTGGTTGGCCTGTGCAAGAGCGGCAATGCCGGTCTGGCTCAGGATCTGGAACTTCGACATATCCGAGGTGGCCTGGCCGTAATCGGTTGCGGTCACGTCGTTCTCTGCCGCCAAGGTGTTGGTCGACTCGGTCTTCATGACATTGCCAACTGCACTCAGAGTATTGATATTAGCGCCGACCGTACCGCGATCTGACGCAATGGTATTGATTGCAGCCGTGATCTTCGTCAACTCTGCCTGTGCTGTTGTCTGGTCCGTGAAACCCGCCGCGGTGAGAGCCAATGTCGTGGCATCAACAGCTTTCAGAGCTGCGCTGTTGTCCGTTTGGCTGGTAGTTCCGTCGGTCGTGTAAATCTTGGCGGTTGTACCGAAAGACTTGATGCCGTTGTATTCCGTGTTGCTGTTAATGTTGTTGATCTCGCCCAGGATATTTGTGTACTCCGCGTTCGCTGCGGCGATCTGGGTAGAGTTCATCGTACCGTTGGCGGACTCTGTTGCCAGCGTAACGGCGCGGTTGAGGAGATTGGTAACCTGCGAGAGCGCACCATCGGCAACCTGCAGCAAGTCTACGCCCTGGGAGGCGTTCTTCGCGGACTGCGAGAGTGCTGAGGAAGCGGCCTGCAGGCCGTTGGCCAGCGAGAGGCCGGCGGCATCATCGGCGCCGGAGTTGATGCGCGAACCAGAAGACAACTGCTGGAGGGTTTTCTGCAGAGAAGCCTGTGTGTTCGCCAGGTTATTCTGCGCATAGATTGCTGTGATGTTATTCAGGACACCCAATGCCATGATATCGCTCCTATTGTTTGATAGATCCCGTTTGGTGAATCGTTGAACTCTGGGTTCCCTGCTTCGGGTGCCTGACCGGAAGCGGAGGGCTTGTTGTCATCGCCCAGCCCCGGATCACCTTGCGGAAGGAACCGCGTTTTGCCCACTGCCTTCATCGGCGTCCTTGCGGAAGACTTTATGCGTATGGCACGAGAAATGCTCCAATGGGGCAAATTTCTTAAGATCTTTTAACGAGGTGTTTCTTCTTTCTGTCCGCAGCAATCTCCACGTGCTCTCTCACACGCGCTCTCTCCCGTGAATATTCTTCGCGTCCTGCCGATAAATGCATCAGGAGGCCAGAGACCGCGAATGATCGAGTTGACACGGCTGAATGGAAACGCGCTGGTCATCAACAGCGACCTTATTAAATTTGCAGAGAGCTCTCCCGATACCATGCTCACGTTAATCAA from Acidisarcina sp. encodes the following:
- the fliS gene encoding flagellar export chaperone FliS, whose protein sequence is MNLYQQRALEGASGVELTVALYDGIIRFMREAAAAVDRDDVSGRRRAVKRAMDILVHLQGTLRMDLGGKTAETLAEFYTASFALMLQGSMECSKAKFERVIAQVWEVREAWRKVAADPDLAEKTAAELHRLQQASGANPRQQAMQSVVRQSVMVPQEREASSSWTA
- a CDS encoding flagellin, which translates into the protein MALGVLNNITAIYAQNNLANTQASLQKTLQQLSSGSRINSGADDAAGLSLANGLQAASSALSQSAKNASQGVDLLQVADGALSQVTNLLNRAVTLATESANGTMNSTQIAAANAEYTNILGEINNINSNTEYNGIKSFGTTAKIYTTDGTTSQTDNSAALKAVDATTLALTAAGFTDQTTAQAELTKITAAINTIASDRGTVGANINTLSAVGNVMKTESTNTLAAENDVTATDYGQATSDMSKFQILSQTGIAALAQANQSQQLITKLLQ
- a CDS encoding ABC transporter ATP-binding protein, whose amino-acid sequence is MFSRLRPLFPYMRRYSREYLWGGVSVVLSNAIWILFPQVVRRAIDDLNHGITQQKILLYAGLLIGVSVLKGIFLFLTRWIIIGVSREIEYDLRNDLFRQLERQPAAYYQQHRTGDIMARMTNDLAAVRMLLGPAIMYSANTILFSLGALFFLLRISPSLTLVALVPLPLASVLVQFLGSRIHDRFERIQAMFSEISAQAQENFSGARLVRAFAQEEPQIAAFERSNQENIRRSLRLVQLMGMLWPTLQFILGLAMAISLFVGGHQVLSHHISVGDFVAFNTYMLMLTWPIIALGWVVNLFQRGTASVTRIDELLSEEPTIDNHDADPSIPADLVMQGEIEFRNLTFAYDTGEERSYPILKDLSLKIDAGTSLAIVGPTGSGKSTLVNLIARFYDASPGSILIDGRPIREYPLAVLRSNLGVVPQETFLFSETIRENIAFGTPDATEEDVMRAAEAAHIRKEFQDFPRGFDTMVGERGVTLSGGQKQRASIARAILRNPRILILDDALASVDTYTEEQILEELRRIMQGRTTIFISHRISTVRHADRIAVLVEGRIAELGTHEQLLEKNGYYADLFQKQQLEEELAVTH
- the fliD gene encoding flagellar filament capping protein FliD encodes the protein MGNVGLNFGSATSGAGFDVTATVNQIVTNLQAVEMPWKTQLTNLANQDAQLSSLGTQLSTLTTDLHNLTDFSGIFAAKQGSSSNTNVLSLTSASTSAVAGTHTVTVQSLAQTSTAASGVVAASDVLAGSVSIQVGSGAVQTVNVNASNPTLAGLAAAINAASIGVTATVLTDTNGARLSVVSSTPGAAGTLTVSSGLTDTTTASSAVSFSQIQTGLDASMLVDGVQLTSASNTVTNAIPGVTFQLLSAPSPASSIQVVITNDTTSVASAIQTFVTDYNKVMKAINTQEGKDSSGNPEPLFGSTVLAQLQQSLQGALNATFGSGAVSSAYSLGITANQDGTISLNTDTLTSMLNTNYSDVSAFFQNAGSFGASFANTLNNLGSSYSTGAITLALNENKSQEANLNDDIARQEALIATQKTNLTAELNAANQILQSIPAQINQINEMYSAITGYSKTQG